AACAACAGATGTAAGAGATTAAAGAGTTTAGCTACGTGTCCGTATGTTCTGTCGAGACTGTCTCGAAAAGCTATTGCCGTAAAAGCTCAGAACTGGTCGGAATCAGCTCACCGGTTTCTCAAACGCTGCGCCGACGCCGGAAGTCTCGAAGCTTGCTACACTCTCGGAATGGTTAgtccaaaaattaaaatcaataaatattctctatcttttttttaacaggTGTAAATATATTAAAGGCTTGTTTCTTGGTTTGGTGTAGATTCGGTTTTACTGTctaaaaaacagaggaaacggCGCGTCGCTGATGGCTAAAGCCGCGATTAACTCACACGCGCCAGCTTTGTACTCACTAGCCGTGATTCAGTTCAATGGAAGCGGCGGTTCCAAGAACGACAAGGATCTTCGAGCCGGCGTGGCTCTTTGCGCGCGTGCTGCTTTCTTGGGACACGTCGACGCGCTTCGTGAGCTTGGTCACTGTCTCCAAGACGGTTACGGCGTTCCGCAGAACGTCCCCGAAGGTCGGAGATTCCTCGTTCAAGCCAACGCTCGCGAGCTCGCCGCCGTTTTATCCCCCGACGTCGAGGCTCGGTCGTGGCTGACTTTGTCGCGGACTCAAACCCACGGCTGTCCGTTGCTGAGCGATTTCGGATGTAATGTGCCGGCGCCGGAGATTCACCCGGCGAATCGGTTTTTAGCGGATTGGTTCGCCTTGCGCGGCGGAGGTCCTCCCGGAGATGGGTTGAGGTTGTGTTCTCACGGCGGATGCGGACGACCGGAGATAAGGAAACATGAGTTCCGGAGGTGTTCTGTTTGCGGCGTTGTGAATTACTGCTCACGTGCTTGTCAAGCTCTGGATTGGAAACTCCGACATAAGGTGGACTGTGCTCCCCCGGCGGAACAAGATGCGGCAGGTGACGGAGAAGGTAACGTTCAGGTTGAGGGAAACGTTAACGGTGATAACGCACTGGTGCCCATGAGTTAACGGCAACAAGTAACGGCTGGTTAACGGCAACAAGTAAGGAAGCTTAATTAGTTTccttattttgttttaattagtGGAAAGATTAGATGTGGCGTTAGagtaatttttgtattttaatcgcttgtaaagagaaaaatatcatcaaatcaTCATCAATGAACGGCTGCAGTGTTCTTTTTCTTGttagattttagttttgttttacttttctttatttttgtttggctTCTTTTCTTAGATATCCTTGGCAGTTGGCACGTTTATAAGGTAGAAATTCAAGAAAAATTCTCTCTCACGTTCAATCGTTTTCTCAGGATATGGTTGTTTTGGACATAAAACGAGCTTGTTTGGTCACTAAGAGGTTGCCTAATTatgcaataaaataaataaataaaaacaaaaaatgcgATTAGGCATACAAGGAGCTAACAAGTACCAAAACATGCAAAACCATGGCCCTCACCGTGTCTATTCAAAGACTATTATATGAATGTTAGATCATTCTATTAACATACGAACATGGACATGGTTTTTCATGGTTTTAGATCATTCTACTAACGAACATGGACACGAGCGTTTTTCCGATAAAGTTAGAGATATAAAGAGAAGGTTATTTGGAACATCTTGATCCCACATTAATCTCTTCTTTTGTCATGCATATTTTTTATGGTTATTGCTATTCGTTAACTACATAATCTGTCATGTCTTAGGCTAAACCATTTTGTAAACACCAGTCGTCAATTGGTTTCTCCACGCAAAATTCTAAGGGCTTTACTCTTTCCACTCTCTTTTGCCTTCTCTCGAAGCTTACACCGACACTCCTATATCTCTCTTGCGCTCTTTTATTTGTGTAAAAATAATCTTGTAGTTAAATGAACATTAAAACAAGAAGCTTGGCCAAACAACAAGGGTAGCATACGGCAGTCTCCGAGTCTGGTGGTGGATCGACCAAAATCCCCGGAGCTCTTCACTCGGTGATCACTGGGATGGGCTATGTTGGTCATCAGAATGCCACTTTCCATCCCCATGGTTGTCTCAGCTCTCATGGTGTTTCCTCCAATCCGCGATTTTCGCCTAGAACTCTACTCTCACTTTATTTGTCACAACAGTTTTCATTTTGCTAGTGTTCATACCTTATTTGAGTTATTTTCCCGCAACATCTGATATTTTATGCTTTTTCAGTCAATACATTATAAAATGTTTTCAGCAAATTCGGAAATGTACTTTTAACTTGTCACGTCCCTTGTTAGTACTAATGTGGCAGTCGTAAATAAGAACACATGCATATGCCCTGCTCTGCTCAAATTTGAGCAAAATGACACGAATGATGATATAGAAACTCCTAAAACAACTTtctcaataataaaaaaactcctaaaacaaaaacaaaataaacgtTCGACGATAGTGAACAAAAGTAAACAtgttgacaaataaaaaaaaagagtaaccACATATAACTGAGAATAAtatgcataaaaatataaaggtCTGAGATAAATGTCTACTAGATAATGATATGTTTCAATCAAtgtgttagtgaaaaaaaagATGGTCATGTTGCACACAAAAAAGCTTGTAGATAACTGGCGTCAAATCTTAAACAATTATGGGTCAAAAGATGTTTCATTATAGATTTCTAATGATTTTTAAAGGAAGTATCACAATGATATTGTTTGTATAACTTAGGTATCTTAAGGCAAAAGTTAGTGTATGTTTTCTTAGCTATCTTAAGACACGTTAGGTACTTTGTCTACATGCTTTTTCGGAAACACAAACAGAATtaattcttctttttcaaaattaagTTTTGCTTTCTTTGTTTTCGACGGCATGTGAATTTTTGTATCTTATGCACAAAAGTATACATTTAAATTTCGATGAACTTGCACATTTTCTTTAGATGGTTGATGAGGGATAATTTGAGACTTGAGAGTACACCTAATTCAAGATTTCGGGCATAATTATAGGCACATGAacgtgtctttttttttgagaaggACATGAACGTGTCTTAATAATTGAGGTTTAGCTTCCAAGGTAAAGTTGTATCTTAAAACTGAACATTGCAGATACTCATTTTTGCAGGCAGCAATTAATAATCATAAGAAGTGATTAAGTAATAAAATTAAGATTAGTGGGTGAAAAAGCATCATGGGGTCTGCGATCTATGTAATTAAGGAGACCGGGAAATCCTCTCAGCAGATCAAATTTTTGGATTAACAGAAAGTGTAACGTCTGATTTATTTAAATGTGGACCCTCTTTGATACGTTATTGTCTCTGCAACCACAATATTAGCATAAAAAACCTTTGATTggcgtttaaaaaaaaatctttgatttTATTGGCCCGTCATCATTGGTTTACGCTTTACAGTCTGCGTTCAAAATCGTTATTGCATTTATTCTTTTACCACtaagaaaacacaattttaaaTGGACAAATCCCATtaataacattattattttcCATAAGAAGAACTTTCAAAAcacaaaatatcatttatttaacaaaaatactAAATTACCATAAGACTACGAAAAATACACGTTGGATTCTGACAGAATGTCTGACCAAATATTTTCCAACGGAATTTCAAtgattttctaataaaaatgtGTGACCTGTCCGAAGTTTCTGACGCAAACAAATATCATTGCATACATATATCTCATTGcataggggtgaacccaaattTTGTTCTATATATTTCTAATCCGAAGGTGAGACACAAGAAAGCGAGGGAGCACATACATGAGATGCACGAGAGGTGAAAGAAGATTTAAGGAGATGTGGGCTTTGCCTATTCGTCCTTATGATTTCTAGACATTTGAGCGTCACAACGCTCAGTTTCGTTGGGATCCTCAGACAACGTTCGCATAATACATAGGTGCGTTTTTGTCTCTGTCGTTTAGAACGAATTGGTTGGAGGAGATGGAGTAATACTGTGAACAACTATTTGCACTTTGATCAAATTATTTGTGTAATCTATCTTGATTTTTGCTGGTAAATGTATGAAAAAATTACCTTCCAAGACACATTCTGCCTTTTGAATTACACGCTTAGGCACATTCCACTTGTGCAACACATTGTCTGTATAGAAAGTCCTTTCTGCCCTCGTTTTAGACTTCACCTCACTTTGCTAACTATAGGAGAAGTAACCATGGTTaaactttttgaatttttttttctttgtgtcgGACAAACCTAGAGActctttcatttcttttttttttccaattcagTCACGATTCCAACTccactcttcttcttcccccCCATTCGAACAAAACCCTTATTTCATCCATCTTCTTAGCTTCTTGTGTTTCCCAGACATCGACGAAGTCTAGTGGCGAAGAAGAAACCGGCGCCGTCGAAGAAGAAAGCCCCTCATCCTCCGCATTCCGAGCTTCCGCCGTCCTCTTCAGGTTAGTTCGAAGcagtttttttgttgatttcttCCATAAAGCTTCTTCCTTTGTTTTATCCCAATTGATTTCCCTGccatttatgttttcaattctAGTGTTTTTTTCCCTCAATTTCTAGGGCTTTTTCTCTTGcgtttaattttttcaaaatcgaTCAAGGGCTTTTGAAGATGATTACTGActatttcttgttttttcttatcATAATTTCAGCAATCATGCATCCCGACAAGCGCCTCCCGTCGAGGCTTTTTGCCACCGATTGGTTTCCCATCAGCAAACTTAACATATGCTTGGGTTAAGGCGAGCCGGATCGAGCGCTCCTGGTTATCATCTTCATCGTTTCAAGCTTCACGATTCATCCATGGCAATTTTCTGACTTTTTGCATCTTTGGTCCTTGAGTTTTGGCAAAATTGTGATTGGACCCCAAAACTTCTAATTGTTACaaaaatattcttaattttaCCCCAAAGTTATTTGATTGTGCATTATAGCCTCTGTGTATGCAAAATGTACCAATGCAACATCTAATGACACCTAATGCAACTCCTAAACACTAAATTGACTAAAATCAATAGCTAAAAACATCTAAAAATCAACTTCTAAACAGTTATCCACATCCACAAATGGCAACGGCGAATTTTCTTCCACGTCCACAAACACGAATACACATATGCATATGCATATGCATACGAGAGAGACTCGCTCTAATACAGTAACTCATAAATCAACCAATACATACTAACCATTTTTACTGATTGAGATTAGAACTTGAAAGATGTTGCTTTGCGAGGGTTTGGAAATTAGTGATTTGGAATTGGAAAATGATTTCAAATTGATTTTAGGTATGCTGGTGAAACTGATGGCCAGAACTGATCACAATAATCCACATCCACAAtctctctatttttatttttcgacAAATCTGACGTCCACACCTTGTCTGTCCACAACACTTTTTTCTATCTGGTTTGGAGAGGATGTGACGACGAGCATATCCGACCTCCGTTGTGGATATCAGAGAGACTCGCTTCAACACGGTAACTCATAGACTCGCTTCTACACTGTAACTCATAGACATATTGTCTTTTGTCAAGGTTCAAAGACTCAAAATACGATCTTGGTTGATTTAGTTAATATGAAACCACATTTCTCAAATGAACACTAAGTCATGTACAATTTTGTATACGTTTTACGGTGTCCATGTCCacaatttttttcatattcaaattgtaaaaatatatcaaaatggATCTTAAAATGTAGAGAACAAAAAGACATAATTTAtgataacaaatttatttatttatatattttaaatatgtaaaaataatcaCATAAAGAAATAGATGAGATTGATAAAGTAGTATTAGAAAAATTCAAATAACTCTGACCATACGATCTACTTGCACTTTTTATATCTAATGGctcaaaaaaacataaagaagaagagaagaaagtgagcGAGTGGGAAGAAACTAACTCAGCTATTTCATCGCTTAACCAAAGGAGAAGGATATAAGTGTCAAAACACAAGGggaagagaaggagaaagtGTTTGGCCAGCTGAAAGTGCCtaaatgtgataaaaaaaaaaaagaaaattgtgtcTCTTGAAGTAATCAACTCTAAATGTATTATGTTTCAGTGGTGTACCCTTGGTTCATCCGCATAGTGGCGTGGAGTGGTGTATATTGTTCATCGCATATTAGCATGTGTGTACTTAGGATCTGCAGTGCTTGTTTATGTTCCAGCTTTATTATTTCCTTTCTTTAAGCATTACTAGCTGCTGTTAGCAAAAGTAACTCAGTTTTGAACCACTTACTTTGCCTGTTGCAGGACGAAGATGTGTTATAATGCTGCCTGAGCGGAGGGGGTgcatttctctcttttttaatACCCGGAGTTGTATTCCCTTTGTTTCTCATGTGTCTTAAAGCATGGTACAAACTCAAATAATGACTCGACTTGTTGCTTACAAATGAGAGAAGAGCATTCATTGGTTCTTAGCGAGGTTGTTTTGATTCTCCATATGCATCTTTGAATATGAATTTACTTTCTGAAACGTGATAAGTGTTTCATGTTCTTTAACTACTTCTGTTGCTCAATATTATATTTCTCCTGGTTTGTAAAAACATATAAAGAAACGCATCACATTGTCTCACCACCAAGAAATGAAATACCAGCTAAAAAACTACAAGACCAAGTTCGGCgaacaaaaaggaaaacaagAGAGGGCCTAATAAGACCATTTACACGAGTAACCAAACCCAACCAAACCAAACAGCTTTAGTCACACAAGCTTTTTTTAATCAGTGTCCGAATCAGACGACAATTTGTTTCCATCAGTAGCGTCTCCTTTCTTTTGCGCTGTATCTTCCTCCTTTCCATAAGCCTTGACAATGTCATCAACAGGAATTAAAGGAAGATAAGCAACCACAGGGTAGCCAATCTCAGTCATGTCCGTCACCAAATCGTTGTAAATACCGTACAAAGCCAAGGGCAAAGCTTTGTCCCCCACTGCATTTTATTAGTGAATTATGTTTGTTccaaatagatgatgttttctGTTTcggaagtttttttttaacaccaaaAGCTTCATTGTATTAAGAACCACTACCAGTGGTAGCAGCACTAGAAGACAAGTACAAATGAACTGAAAAAGATAGCAGAAGTTTGATCGGGATAGGCCTGATAGCAGTAGGTACCATAACAGATGGCCACAATTATATAAAAGTGAGGAATTAACCATGACGCTTCTCTTCGTTGAGAGTTTGGGAAAGTCATTGAGGACCTCCACTAGCAACATAGGACTGTGTACGATTATCTCTCGTGACACTATCAGCAATCCTACTTGCAGGGATGTTCCTTGAAATGTTTACATGTGCAAAACGCCAAGACTCCAAGTCACCAAGCAGAGCAAGTATCGTAGAGGAGTGGCTTCCTAGCCAAGGAAACCTATTGGGGTTGAGGAATACCTCTCTAGCCTGTTCAAAATTTGCCTCGAAGGTTATGTTCTTTTGGAGTGGCTTCGGGCTtgatagttaaaaaaattataaacagatataatataaactagattctgacccgtccttcaaagggcggatatattttttatttttaattttttatttgtgttttatttgtaatcatatttactatatttaaaaaattattagttaaaattttggataattatattgaatttgtgatgttatataactatacacttgtacacaatattttgaaatcgaTTCGGATTTGCGATTAAACCGGCAAACCCGTGGATCTGGTATGTAATTCTGTTTGAGTTTTAGGAAAAACATCATTGTTTAATAATCTGGTAAAACCCACGAAACCCGGTAAAACCCACGGAAACCCGGTAAACCCCATGGAAATCCGCTAAAACTCAAAACTCGGTTACCAgttgaaccactggttaaaccaatacataatttttaattattaactatttggatttttaattatattattagaatatgtttgtattctaattaggaaattaaatttttggtttttatataaaaaatatatatatgatcttgtggattatgaatctattaacaaatctaattgTTGTGATTTGGTATTAgttatttttgttatcaattatcaattataattttatgttttacttttagattattttagatttaaaatttaattttattatttacaatagacatttaaatacttaaaaagttattaatattttgtaaaatttagttCAAGCACAAGAGCCTTTCATAGAAAACCTACACGTATACATACatatccactttctatattttataaaataggagtaaggaaaaaatacataaatacagTATATTAGTCCATATCGTATATGTAGAAGGCGGTTATATTTTGATTCCTGAATATTTTTGGTTGTTAGATAAATACTATGATTTTGGAATTAGATATAGGATAATTAATAGGTGAAGTAAAAGAGTAaggaaaatgaaacaaaaatatatatattcgtacATTTATGTTGCAATATTTGTAGCCCTTAAAAATAGGACTTAGTGGTTATGGAGGTTGACTATATATTAAGTTAGGcagttttcttattattattattatacggTTACTTTAGTTAGTTATATTTGGATGCCACTTTTTTAAATCGGACATAACCCATATTAATTGGACAttttgaagaattaatagtattgattcaAAATCTTAGAAtaattttcttgttttgaaatatttaataattaactaaatattaatttttatactcaatatttatattttaataaaatatcttttgttacgtaaataaacttaaattatttatatatacataaattgtatttatttttaaaatatatgatgtaaaatattttagataatataatatagaatcttttagataatgatgaataatttatgggtaattatatattaataaatataacttaattatttattaaaataataaagattttcgACGCTCTAAATTTAAACGTGAGAGCcaacaaattattttacaaataatagtataaataattttgaattttctgccaattgtttttaaaaaatgtcatAACAAGTGATTTTAattgtataaaaatatcataaaagataaattattattattttcttatgtgATATAcatattcattaaaatatagtCAGATTAAAattactaaaccaaaatataatataaacatatatgtaatactttaatattactaaattatagtGTATAAGTTTGGCTATGATATTTTCTTTAgcaaatttatattattttcaaaataataattattatcagttaaatcactaaaaatatttattagttaatattaataattaagcataaaatatcACTAAATCTATAATTATGGAGAGCATAACAAATAAgcaaattcacttctcaaataattattattttatgataacaacacaatatataagaattatcttattttaaaataattaatactattaatataaattcgtctttacacaatatataagaattaccttatttagaaataaataatattattaatataaatttgtttttaactatataataaattcacaaataatagtatatatatagataaattattatatattttatattttaactttcaTAACAGAAATTATTAtcttaagataacaacacaatatatatgaattatcttattcttttaaaaaaaaaattatatatacaaattcattaaGGTTGGAATCGATATTAACCattttaacttttaacgtgagatcTCCGTTGCAAAAAATCACtttgcaaataatagtatagattaaaaattaatacaaaaaaaaaaatagtatgttttcaatttaa
The sequence above is drawn from the Raphanus sativus cultivar WK10039 chromosome 7, ASM80110v3, whole genome shotgun sequence genome and encodes:
- the LOC108815815 gene encoding F-box protein At1g67340, which gives rise to MLPVRQTKRVLNSSGVFMPTRKRRRCVPSSVSPALETNTRPDLLDSIPNDLVVSILCRLASTSRCPADFISVSMTCKRLKSLATCPYVLSRLSRKAIAVKAQNWSESAHRFLKRCADAGSLEACYTLGMIRFYCLKNRGNGASLMAKAAINSHAPALYSLAVIQFNGSGGSKNDKDLRAGVALCARAAFLGHVDALRELGHCLQDGYGVPQNVPEGRRFLVQANARELAAVLSPDVEARSWLTLSRTQTHGCPLLSDFGCNVPAPEIHPANRFLADWFALRGGGPPGDGLRLCSHGGCGRPEIRKHEFRRCSVCGVVNYCSRACQALDWKLRHKVDCAPPAEQDAAGDGEGNVQVEGNVNGDNALVPMS